A stretch of Blautia liquoris DNA encodes these proteins:
- a CDS encoding ECF transporter S component: MKMNTAANPQKHPGQRASKTKTMVKVAMLGALAAVLMLFAFPLPFLAPSFYELDFSEVPVLIGSFAMGPLAGAAIELVKILINLLLNGTKTMFVGELANLIVGCAFVIPAGYIYQRNKTRKHAIAGLVIGVVTMTAAAVLMNAYVLLPAYGKAFGMSQDSFIKAGAAIHSSIDSLLDFCLLLVAPFNILKGVFASVITLLLYKRISGLLGR, translated from the coding sequence ATGAAAATGAATACAGCTGCAAATCCACAGAAGCATCCGGGACAAAGAGCATCAAAGACGAAAACGATGGTAAAGGTTGCCATGCTTGGAGCACTGGCAGCAGTCTTGATGCTTTTTGCATTTCCACTGCCATTTCTGGCACCGTCGTTCTATGAACTCGATTTCAGCGAGGTTCCCGTACTGATCGGCAGCTTTGCCATGGGACCACTGGCAGGTGCTGCCATTGAGCTTGTCAAGATCTTGATTAATCTGCTGCTGAATGGAACGAAGACGATGTTTGTGGGAGAACTGGCGAATCTGATTGTCGGCTGCGCATTCGTGATACCTGCGGGTTATATTTACCAGCGAAATAAAACGAGGAAACATGCAATCGCAGGTCTCGTGATCGGCGTTGTGACGATGACTGCGGCAGCCGTCCTGATGAATGCCTACGTACTTCTTCCGGCTTATGGAAAAGCATTTGGCATGTCGCAGGATTCTTTTATCAAAGCGGGTGCAGCCATACACAGCTCGATTGACAGCCTGTTGGATTTCTGCCTGCTCTTAGTTGCTCCATTTAACATACTCAAAGGGGTGTTTGCTTCAGTGATCACTCTGCTGCTTTATAAACGCATCAGCGGACTACTTGGGAGGTAA
- the ade gene encoding adenine deaminase — translation MDLDMYQRCVQYTKGEVPAQIVFKNAKIVNVFTGEIIAGDIAIAEGIIVGIGEYEGLVEKDMTGKYICPGFIDAHLHLESTLLTPAELVAAASRCGTTTFIADPHESANVSGLAGIDYILQQTKDCQANVYVMMPSCVPATSIDDNGCAITAREMEPYLQNERILGLGEVMDYVSVVGSDPEMHRKLHLFENRIRDGHAPELSERDLEAYAMAGIETEHEASTFAYAMRERRNGMTILIREGSAARNVEEIVKGIVENQISTEGFCFCTDDKHIEDILREGHIDHNVRKAIGLGLDPVTAIQMATIHPAKCYGLKGIGAIAPGYQADLMVLSNLNTIQVDEVYYKGEKIQKSEPIKKAHCPKELKNTVHIKNFSKDRFCLPLTAETHVIELVEGQILTKDKKIKTEAGTNFRADEQYQKIAVVERHKSTGKVGVGVVSGYGIRQGAIASSVSHDSHNIIVVGDNDEDMELAVKELVTSQGGYCVVSDHKVFDTLPLPIMGLMSDAGFFEVHSKLQRMIQKAREMGVAEGIDPFITLSFMALTVIPEIRITPRGVYSVKENKFLNGN, via the coding sequence CCGGTGATATTGCCATAGCGGAAGGGATCATCGTAGGTATCGGTGAATATGAGGGCCTTGTGGAAAAGGATATGACCGGAAAATACATATGTCCCGGATTTATAGATGCACATCTGCATCTGGAATCGACACTACTCACCCCGGCAGAGCTTGTGGCAGCGGCCTCGCGGTGCGGCACGACCACATTTATCGCGGACCCGCACGAATCGGCAAATGTATCCGGACTTGCGGGCATCGACTACATTCTGCAGCAGACGAAAGATTGCCAGGCGAATGTCTATGTCATGATGCCATCTTGTGTACCTGCAACGTCCATAGACGACAACGGATGTGCAATTACTGCCCGGGAGATGGAACCCTACCTGCAAAATGAGAGAATTCTTGGCCTTGGAGAAGTCATGGATTATGTATCTGTGGTAGGTTCGGACCCTGAAATGCATAGGAAACTGCACTTGTTTGAAAACCGTATCCGCGACGGTCATGCCCCGGAGCTGTCCGAACGCGATCTTGAAGCCTATGCCATGGCGGGAATTGAGACGGAACACGAGGCATCCACCTTTGCGTATGCGATGAGGGAGCGAAGAAACGGGATGACAATTCTGATCCGCGAGGGAAGTGCCGCGAGGAATGTGGAAGAGATCGTGAAAGGAATTGTTGAAAATCAGATCAGTACGGAGGGCTTTTGCTTTTGCACCGATGATAAACATATCGAAGATATATTGAGAGAGGGACACATTGATCACAACGTCCGGAAAGCAATTGGCTTAGGACTGGACCCGGTCACCGCAATACAGATGGCTACGATCCATCCGGCAAAATGCTATGGTCTGAAAGGTATCGGCGCGATTGCTCCGGGATACCAGGCAGACTTGATGGTATTGAGTAATCTTAATACCATTCAGGTAGATGAAGTATATTATAAGGGGGAAAAAATACAAAAATCTGAGCCCATCAAAAAGGCGCACTGTCCCAAAGAACTAAAAAATACAGTTCATATCAAGAACTTTTCGAAAGATAGGTTTTGTCTGCCGCTCACAGCTGAGACACATGTGATAGAACTGGTGGAGGGACAGATTTTGACAAAGGATAAAAAAATAAAAACTGAGGCCGGAACCAACTTCCGGGCAGATGAGCAATATCAGAAGATAGCAGTCGTGGAGAGACATAAAAGTACCGGAAAAGTAGGAGTCGGCGTGGTGAGCGGTTATGGAATCCGACAGGGGGCTATTGCATCCAGTGTTTCACACGATTCCCATAACATCATCGTAGTGGGAGACAACGATGAAGACATGGAACTTGCCGTCAAAGAACTGGTAACAAGCCAGGGTGGATACTGCGTGGTATCAGACCATAAAGTCTTCGATACTCTGCCGCTTCCCATTATGGGGCTGATGAGTGATGCTGGATTTTTTGAGGTTCACTCAAAGCTACAACGGATGATACAAAAAGCACGAGAGATGGGTGTCGCTGAGGGGATTGATCCCTTTATCACGCTGTCATTTATGGCCCTTACTGTGATACCGGAGATCCGGATTACCCCAAGGGGTGTATACAGCGTGAAGGAAAACAAATTTTTAAATGGCAATTGA